The following nucleotide sequence is from Paenibacillus andongensis.
AATGGCAAGCCCGCTTATGAAGGTGATTTTGAAAAGGGGCAAAAGTCAGGCAACGGCTCCCTTTATGACGAAAACGGCAACCTGCAATATAAAGGGGCCTTTGCCGGAGATGCCTTTAACGGGGCGGGAACCCAATACGACTCCCAGCAAAAAGTGCAATATATCGGCGAATTTCAAAATGGAAAATACGGCGGGGCTGGGAAATTGTTCGCGCCAAGCGGAGATCTTTTGTATGAAGGCTTGTTTAACGGCGGCCTTTATAATGGGGCCGGCAAGCTGTTCTCATCAGGCGGAATCGCCCAGTATGAGGGTGAATTTGCTGCCGGTCAATATAACGGAGCTGGTAAGCTTTTTGATGCGAAGGGCCACCTCATCTATGAAGGCGGCTTTAAGAACGGCAGCTATTCCGGAGATGGCACCGAGTTTTATTCGAATGGACTGATCAAATATAAAGGCCAATTCCTCGCCGGCGCGTATGGCGGTGAAGGCACCGCCTTCGATGAGAAGGGCGTGCCGCGCTTCAAAGGCACGTTCCAGAGCGGCGTCCTTAGCGGCGCCGGGGAAGCATATGACGAGTTAGGCAAACTCGTCTACAAGGGCGATTTCAAGGCCGGCGTCTATGACGGCCTTGGCACGTTGTTTGACGCAGACGGTGCGCCGCTGCTGCGGAGCTTTTTTGCAGGCGGCCAGGCCAGCCTGCAGAGCTTCATCGGTTTGTCCAGCAAGAAAGTCGAAGACTTGCTGGGCAAACCGGCCGAGGTGACGCTGCAGGATGCCAGCGTCATGCTCGCGGGCCAGGAGGCGCCAGCGGCCGCCTCCGCAGAGACGGCGGCTGCGGGCGACGCCGCCGCGGGAGCTCCGGCCGCGGGCGCTGGCGCGGCCGATCCGGCTTCAGCAGCAGGCGTTAAGCTGCTGATGAACTATCCGGCCTACCAGATGTCGCTGCTGGTAGAGCCGTCCAAGGGCAACCCGAAGGAGGCCGTTGTCACCTCCCTCAGCATTTGGGGCTCGAAGCCTTTGGCGCTGCTGCAGCCAGCCATCGAGACCATCAAAAAGCGCGGAGAACCCAACGATGCCGGCTACATCGTCATGGAACTTCAGGTAGGTGCCGGGGCTGGTACCTACACGAACAGCTACTATAAAGGTGATTTCATCTTCACCTTTACGCATTTCAACAAAACCAAAGAAGCTCACCTGCTTCAGGTCAGCTCTACCAAATAAGAGGCGCCGCCTCGAGTCCTTCATGTACTAGTGAGTTCTTTTTAGACACGTCGCTGCTTCTAATCCTTCACGTAGTTCTTTTTACAGGCGTCACTGCCTCAGTACTTCACGTAGTTCTTTTTACACGCGTCTGCCTCGAGTCCTTCACTTGCTAATGGGCACATTTTAACATACGGGAAGGACAGCTAGACATAAAATTCCGACCTGACATTCATGTTCTCCGCCCTTTAACGGAACGTCGTTCCGCTATTTGGGTGAAAAAGGTCGAAATCCAAAGCAAACGGAACGACGATGCGCTATTTCGTTATATTTGCCACCGAATCGCATTTATTGAGCAAATAAGGCCCTCACGTTCCGCCATTTTCATTTTTAACACTTATTTCCTAAACTAGAGGCTCCTCGTTCCTCTAAATCAGTTATAACCAGGTAACTCTTCGCCTTTCTCACTTCTCAGCGGCGAAAAGAGCTTCGTCATTACTCTATTACGGTTCTAGCAGTTCCATTGGCGGTACTTACAGGACCTAACCAAAACAAAACCGTCCGAGACTATGTCTCGAACGGTTTTTCTATCTACGCCTACTTCGCTACAGCGGTCCTCGCTACTCGCATCGACGCGAAGGCGTAAACGATCAACGCCGTCCAAATCAAGGAGAAACTGATGAAAAGCACGGGAGAGAACTTCTCTTTAAATACGAACACGCTTAACAGCAGCGTAATGGACGGACCAATATACTGAATGAATCCCAGCATGGAAAGTGGCAGCCGAGCAGCTGCTTTAGTAAACCATAGCAGAGGCAAAGCGGTTGCCACACCTGACAATAATAGCAGCGCTAAAGAGACAGGCGGTAATGCCCATGCGGCATCATGATGCGCAAAGTGTAAGTAGGCAATATACGCGACTGCTATAGGGAAGACAATGACAGTTTCCCCTGCCAACCCGAGCGAGGCATCGTAGGAAACTCTCTTTTTGACAAGACTATACAGCCCGAAAGAGAACGCTAGTGAGAGAGAAACCCATGGGAATCTGCCATAATCGATGGTTGCCAGCAAAACGCCGGCTCCCGCCAAAGCAACGGCCACCCACTGGCTGCGGCTTGGTTTTTCGCGTAGAAACAGAACCGCTAGCATGATGTTTATCAACGGGGTAATATAATACCCCAGACTTGTCTCGATAACATGACCGTTATTGACAGCCCAAATGAATATCAGCCAATTGGAGCTGATTAAGATGCTGCTGACTCCGATCATAAGCAGCACTTTCCGGTTCGTAACCATCTTACGAAATTCAGTCCAGCGACTTTTCCCTATCAGTATGAGAACGGCCATAAATACAAATGACCAGATAACACGGTGGGACAATATTTCACCCGCGAGCAGAGACTCAAAAGACCGCCAATAAATAGGGAGCAAGCCCCATGCCGTATAGGCAAGAATGGCGTACAAAAGCCCTTTTTTCATATAAAATCCTCTTTTCAATTTCTAGTAACACATTCTATGAATCTAGCAATTTGTCCGGTGGTTAATTCGTGAATGAAGAAACTTCTAACGGGGCCATTCAAGGAGGAACGCCCGCGTTTAGATGTAGGTTGTACTTACTTATGCGGTAATATATCCCCGGTTTACGGGGATTCTAAAGGATCCGGCTACGCGATTGAATGAACTATCCTTGAACGGAGACGTAATCAATTGCTCAACCCTCATGCCGGTAAAAAAAATTAGGCAGCTTCACTTCATTTGAGTAATGCTGATGAAAAATATGTGTCGTCGCCGGAGATACTGGCGGGATCAGCCACGACCAATCACCCGTGACATCACGACCGACCTTCTGCTCTTTCTCCTCAAAATTCCTAAATTGCCTCGCCGCCGTATGATGATCCACTATAGCTACACCCTGCTGTTGAAACGAATGAAGCACCGCCACATTTAACTCAACAAGTGCTCTATCTTTCCAAAGAGAGGCATCACGCCGAGTATCCAGACCCATGACAGATGCTATACGCGGCAGCATGTCATATCTAGCTTCATCTGCGAAGTTTCGCGCCCCGATTTCAGTGCCCATGTACCATCCATTGAATGGCGCAGCGGGGTAGTGAATCCCTCCAATTTCAAGGTACATATTCGAGACGATCGGTACGGCATACCATTTGAGATGCAAATCATCGAACGCGGCTATATCCGGATGTGTAATATCTACTTCCAGGACGAGCTCAGCAGGAATCTCAAACAGCTTCGGTTTCCGGTCTCCCAGTTGAACAACAAGCGGCAGCACATCATAAGGCGTTCCGGCCCCCTGCCATCCAAGCGATTGGCATAACGCCGTTATTTGAAGAGAAGCTGGGTCACCGAGAATCCCATTGTCATTTTCATAGCCCGCGTAACGGATCAGTTGGTCATTATGAATAAAGGCTCTCTGAGCCGAATTGTTCGTAGGTGGGAAAATCGTAATCACTGGGCGGATTTTGCCGCCATTGGTTGCCGTTTCTATATGACGAAATAGGGCTTCAGCCATCTGTTCTTCGGTTTCTATATAACGAGCATCGTGTACCGTCAGTGTTTCCCAGAACAATCGCCCGATACAACGGTTGCTGTTGCGCCAAGCCATTTTGGCCCCGTGCTCAAGTTCTTGACGGGTATGTTCGTAGTAACCTTTGTACCTAATGGTTTCGGTAATTTGGGCAAGACGAGCCTCGATTTCGCCCGAGCTTTGGCCTAGTTCACTATAACATTCCTTGATAAAAGGGATAGCTTTCTCTAGTAATTGATCCTGCACTTTCATAGGTGTGACTCCAATCCGGTAAAGGGGAGCCCCACAAGCATTTGACGCCTGCAAAGCTCTCCCTATGTTGAGTTACAATTGCGCACTAAACTGATCAGGAATGTATACGATTTGAGACTTTGCTGCTATGGTTAACTCGCCTTTTTCCTCGGAATAATGAACGGAATCATCGCCTACATAAAACCATAATTTCTTTGTTGGCTCATTCTCAAACTCCTGAAATAAGAAAACATTGAGTTCCTCTTTCCATTTCAAAAGCTCAGCAATATCTTCCTTCTTCTCTATCTGCACAGTAAAGACCCATTGGTCTCCAACCTGCTCCAACGTGTAGGGGATCGGATGTTTCCCTGTATCTACGAACGCTCGACCGCCTACTGCATGTTTAATTAAAAAGACTTCCTTCATTCGTATAGCCCTCCTTCATCATCCATTATGGCAGATCGATTAGCATGAAATGTGTATCCTCTATCGCGCGAATTGCAACCGTTTGTTCCGCTTCCATACGAGCACTATCCTTCGTTTCCAAAACAGCATCATTAGCAGATAACTTCCCGCTTATAAGCATTAGAAAAATGCGTCGATTCTCTCCTTGCTTAAACACAAGCTCTTTGCCTGCTTCCAGCTTGCTTAGGTAAATGCTCATATCCTGATGTATTTTGGCTGCATGCTCTCCTCCCTCAGGCGTAACTACAGGCAGCAGTGCGTTGACCAATGCTTCAGGATCATAGGTAACATTCTCAAAGGACGGCTCCAAGCCCCGCTTAGACGGCATGAACCAAAGCTGAAAAAGACTCATCGGTTCCGTATCCGACGCATTGTACTCGGCATGGATAACGCCGCTTCCAGCTGACATCCGCTGCACGCCATTCACTCCCGTTACCGCAACATGCCCCAAGCTATCTTCGTGTTTAATGGCTCCGCTGAGAACGATGCTGACAATCTCCATGTCGCTATGGGGATGCGGACCGAAGCCCCGACCGGCAGCAATATCATCGTCATTACAAACACGCATAACTCCGAAACCTACATTATCCTCATCAAAATAATCGCCGAACGAGAAATTTTTATGGCTCTTTAGCCAGCCCAGATCGGTTGAATTACGCGTATGCGCAGGGAAAACTTGTATCACAGCAATCGCCTCCTCTTTAATACGTATAGCTTATCATATATGGACTACCGACTTCCATGTCGGAACGGTGGCGGAAAGATCTCCCAGACGTCAAAAACCCTCATCTCTCATTAACATGAGGTAGAGGGTTTAGACTAATTTAACTGTTCTGGGCAGCTAATACGGAGCCAACAAAATCCGGCGTGCCATCCGCGTGCCACTTCAGTACACGCACAAAGGTGTGCCGATTCGGATCGTAGAGCGGGTCGCCCACAATTTCTTTATAATTTCTCGCGTGGAAAACGAAGATATCTTGTGTGCCGTCCTCCGATACGGTGAAACTATTGTGTCCGGGTCCAAAAAGACGAATGCTCTCATCTGTCGTCAGAACAGGCGACGTGGATTTCGTCCATGATTGCGGATCCAGCAGATCAGCATCTTCCGAAGCCGTCAG
It contains:
- a CDS encoding MORN repeat-containing protein; the encoded protein is MEIQPVKTLEKVLKPVVAPFIGQIMKAIGTVGRLPKLAIIKFQQILRVMLQTRETSLKNYVLIGSYYVSKRLLLFLTLFLLVLIFFIFIRPPAIVNKWLNRVPVLQQDTPKLTSFSGNGNVVGAQKDSLYVGDLVDGKYAGKGKLFHSNGKPAYEGDFEKGQKSGNGSLYDENGNLQYKGAFAGDAFNGAGTQYDSQQKVQYIGEFQNGKYGGAGKLFAPSGDLLYEGLFNGGLYNGAGKLFSSGGIAQYEGEFAAGQYNGAGKLFDAKGHLIYEGGFKNGSYSGDGTEFYSNGLIKYKGQFLAGAYGGEGTAFDEKGVPRFKGTFQSGVLSGAGEAYDELGKLVYKGDFKAGVYDGLGTLFDADGAPLLRSFFAGGQASLQSFIGLSSKKVEDLLGKPAEVTLQDASVMLAGQEAPAAASAETAAAGDAAAGAPAAGAGAADPASAAGVKLLMNYPAYQMSLLVEPSKGNPKEAVVTSLSIWGSKPLALLQPAIETIKKRGEPNDAGYIVMELQVGAGAGTYTNSYYKGDFIFTFTHFNKTKEAHLLQVSSTK
- the rarD gene encoding EamA family transporter RarD, which gives rise to MKKGLLYAILAYTAWGLLPIYWRSFESLLAGEILSHRVIWSFVFMAVLILIGKSRWTEFRKMVTNRKVLLMIGVSSILISSNWLIFIWAVNNGHVIETSLGYYITPLINIMLAVLFLREKPSRSQWVAVALAGAGVLLATIDYGRFPWVSLSLAFSFGLYSLVKKRVSYDASLGLAGETVIVFPIAVAYIAYLHFAHHDAAWALPPVSLALLLLSGVATALPLLWFTKAAARLPLSMLGFIQYIGPSITLLLSVFVFKEKFSPVLFISFSLIWTALIVYAFASMRVARTAVAK
- a CDS encoding nitric oxide synthase oxygenase; protein product: MKVQDQLLEKAIPFIKECYSELGQSSGEIEARLAQITETIRYKGYYEHTRQELEHGAKMAWRNSNRCIGRLFWETLTVHDARYIETEEQMAEALFRHIETATNGGKIRPVITIFPPTNNSAQRAFIHNDQLIRYAGYENDNGILGDPASLQITALCQSLGWQGAGTPYDVLPLVVQLGDRKPKLFEIPAELVLEVDITHPDIAAFDDLHLKWYAVPIVSNMYLEIGGIHYPAAPFNGWYMGTEIGARNFADEARYDMLPRIASVMGLDTRRDASLWKDRALVELNVAVLHSFQQQGVAIVDHHTAARQFRNFEEKEQKVGRDVTGDWSWLIPPVSPATTHIFHQHYSNEVKLPNFFYRHEG
- a CDS encoding pirin family protein, producing MIQVFPAHTRNSTDLGWLKSHKNFSFGDYFDEDNVGFGVMRVCNDDDIAAGRGFGPHPHSDMEIVSIVLSGAIKHEDSLGHVAVTGVNGVQRMSAGSGVIHAEYNASDTEPMSLFQLWFMPSKRGLEPSFENVTYDPEALVNALLPVVTPEGGEHAAKIHQDMSIYLSKLEAGKELVFKQGENRRIFLMLISGKLSANDAVLETKDSARMEAEQTVAIRAIEDTHFMLIDLP